From Epinephelus lanceolatus isolate andai-2023 chromosome 12, ASM4190304v1, whole genome shotgun sequence, the proteins below share one genomic window:
- the kif1ab gene encoding kinesin-like protein KIF1A isoform X3 produces MAAASVKVAVRVRPFNSREMAKESKCIIQMSGNTTTILNPKQPKENKSFNFDFSYWSHTTPEDINYASQMQVYKDIGEEMLLHAFEGYNVCIFAYGQTGAGKSYTMMGRQEKDQQGIIPLLCEDLFTKISDSNNDNSMSYSVEVSYMEIYCERVRDLLNPKNKGNLRVREHPLMGPYVEDLSKLAVTSYNDIQDLMDSGNKARTVAATNMNETSSRSHAVFNIIFTQKKHDMDTENTSEKVSKISLVDLAGSERADSTGAKGTRLKEGANINKSLTTLGKVISALAELDSVPNKNKKKKKVESFIPYRDSVLTWLLRENLGGNSRTAMVAALSPADINYDETLSTLRYADRAKQIRCNAVINEDPNNRLVRELKEEVARLKDLLYAQGLGDIIETYRCTGPAVAGLKYLCDYKNFVNNRQAVNQRGDLSAVSNAMTGMSPSPSLSALSSRAGSISNLHDRIFSPASEEAIERLKETEKIIAELNETWEEKLRRTEAIRMEREALLAEMGVAMREDGGTVGVFSPKKTPHLVNLNEDPLMSECLLYYIKDGITKVGRENAKTRQDIVLSGHFIKDEHCTFSSTTSPQGEGCVILEPCEGSETYVNGKKVSSPIVLRSGNRIIMGKSHVFRFNDPEQARLERERTPCAETPVEPVDWAFAQRELLEKQGIDMKQEMEQRLQELEDQYRKEREEASNLLEQQRLDYESKLEALQRQVDSRYLESPEEEEEPEEEVPWTPRETELALWAFRKWRFYQFTSLRDLLWGNAIFLKEANAISVELKKKVQFQFVLLTDTLYSPLPPDLLPPSVAKERERRPFPRTIVAVEVQDQKNGATHYWTLEKLRQRLDLMREMYDRAAELPSSAVEDCDHALTGGDPFYDRFPWFRLVGRAFVYLSNLLYPVPLVHRVAIVSEKGEVKGFLRVAVQAISADEEAPDYGSGVRQSGTAKISFEDKQFEKFQTESCPGGLSHSNTSQEELRIVEGEGQTAEIGISADEVNNNTCPAILDPPRSPVKSSGLGLDLPLELSPEKALSHLKIGSTFTFRVTVLQASSISAEYADIFCQFNFIHRHDEAFSTEPLKNTGRGPPLGFYHVQNITVEVTKSFVEYIKTQPIVFEVFGHYQKQPFPPLCKDLISPLRPSRRQFPRVMPLSKPVPATKLSTLTRSTAGPCHAKYDLMVFFEICELEANGDYIPAVVDHRGGMPCHGTFLLHQGIQRRITVTIAHETGNDIEWKEVKELVIGRIRNTPEADETIIDPNILSLNILSSGYFWPKHNDNVSLGVDHRTFYRFEAAWDSSMHNSLLLNRVTPYGEKIYITLSAYLEMENCTQPTVITKDFCMVFYSRDAKLPASRSIRNLFSTGCLRPSESNRVTGVYEVTLCHVADNGSPGMQRRRRRVLDTSVAYVRGEENLAGWRPRSDSLILDHQWELEKLSLLQEVEKTRHYLLLREKLEATLQAGQDALYKSSDISDFAKSPVLSHSPGSSPAPDSPNQRQRELAAKCLRLLMHTFNREYSQLSEMSASLMRDTSSSGLSTLTPSSTCPSLVEGNYDIRHTEPSSGASTPDLDPYSPVDRKKALKGCTFVPDIQEIRVSPIVSKKGYLHFLEPHTSGWVKRYVVVRRPYVYLYRSERDSVERAVINLSSAKVEYSEDKQTLLRTPNTFAVCTEHRGILLQATNDKEMHDWLYAFNPLLAGTIRSKLSRRKSVQSALPVASAQRM; encoded by the exons caaTCCTGAACCCCAAACAGCCGAAAGAAAACAAGAGTTTCAACTTTGACTTTTCTTACTGGTCACACACCACG ccTGAGGACATCAACTATGCGTCCCAGATGCAGGTGTACAAGGACATCGGGGAGGAAATGCTGCTTCATGCCTTTGAAGGCTACAATGTGTGCATATTTGCATATGGTCAGACAGGAGCAGGCAAAAGCTACACTATGATGGGACGACAGGAGAAGGACCAGCAAGGAATTATACCTCTG ctgtgtgAGGACCTCTTCACCAAAATCAGTGACAGCAATAATGACAACAGCATGTCTTACTCTGTGGAG GTGAGTTACATGGAGATCTACTGTGAGCGTGTGCGTGACCTGCTGAATCCCAAGAACAAAGGAAACCTGCGCGTCAGAGAGCACCCACTGATGGGACCCTATGTCGAAGATCTTTCCAAACTGGCCGTCACCTCATACAACGACATCCAGGACTTGATGGACTCTGGAAACAAAGCCAG GACTGTGGCTGCTACCAACATGAACGAGACCAGCAGTCGCTCCCACGCCGTCTTCAACATCATcttcacacagaaaaaacacGACATGGACACGGAAAACACATCAGAAAAG GTCAGTAAAATCAGCTTGGTGGATTTGGCTGGCAGCGAGAGAGCCGACTCGACTGGAGCTAAAGGAACCAGACTGAAG GAAGGAGCAAACATCAACAAATCTCTGACTACACTGGGGAAAGTTATTTCTGCTCTGGCTGAACTG GACTCAGTACCAAATAAG aacaagaagaagaagaaggtggaGAGTTTTATTCCCTACAGAGATTCAGTTCTGACGTGGCTGCTGAGGGAGAACTTGG GAGGAAACTCTCGCACAGCTATGGTGGCTGCCCTCAGCCCTGCTGATATTAACTATGACGAGACCCTCAGTACCCTCCG GTACGCTGATCGTGCCAAACAGATCCGCTGTAACGCCGTGATCAACGAGGATCCCAACAACCGTCTGGTGCGTGAGCTGAAAGAGGAGGTGGCTCGCCTCAAAGACCTGCTGTATGCACAGGGTCTGGGAGACATCATCGAGA CATATCGCTGCACCGGCCCTGCCGTCGCTGGTTTGAAAT ACCTGTGCGATTACAAGAACTTTGTGAATAATCGCCAGGCTGTCAATCAAAGGGGTGATCTCTCCGCAGTGTCCAATGCCATGACAGGAATGAGTCCGTCCCCCTCGCTCTCGGCCCTTTCCAGTCGTGCCGGGTCCATCAGCAACCTCCATGACCGCATCTTCAGCCCAGCCAGTGAAGAGGCCATCGAGAGGCTCAAG gaaactgagaaGATCATCGCAGAGCTCAATGAGACCTGGGAGGAGAAGCTGCGACGTACTGAGGCCATCCGTATGGAGAG AGAGGCCCTGCTGGCTGAGATGGGTGTTGCCATGAGAGAAGATGGAGGCACTGTGGGCGTGTTCTCCCCAAAAAAG ACGCCTCATCTGGTGAACCTGAACGAAGACCCGCTGATGTCAGAGTGTCTGCTGTATTACATCAAAGATGGCATCACCAA GGTTGGCCGTGAAAACGCCAAGACACGCCAAGACATTGTTCTGAGCGGCCATTTTATCAAAGATGAACACTGCACATTCAGCAGCACCACGAGCCCTCAGGGAGAAG GATGTGTCATCCTGGAGCCATGCGAGGGGTCGGAGACGTACGTCAACGGGAAGAAAGTGAGCTCTCCCATTGTTCTGCGGTCAG GGAACCGCATCATCATGGGAAAGAGCCACGTGTTCCGCTTCAATGACCCGGAGCAGGCTCGTCTGGAGCGAGAGAGGACGCCATGCGCTGAGACGCCGGTGGAGCCTGTCGACTGGGCCTTCGCTCAGAGAGAGCTGCTGGAGAAACAAGGCATCGACATGAAGCAGGAGATGGAGCAGAG GCTTCAGGAGCTCGAGGATCAGTACcgcaaagaaagagaagaagccAGTAACCTGCTGGAACAGCAGAGGCTG GACTATGAGAGTAAACTGGAGGCTCTGCAGAGACAAGTGGACTCTCGGTACCTGGAGTctcctgaggaagaggaggagccaGAGGAGGAAG TGCCGTGGACGCCACGAGAGACCGAGTTGGCTCTGTGGGCATTCAGGAAGTGGCGTTTCTACCAGTTCACCTCTCTCAGAGATCTGCTTTGGGGCAACGCCATCTTCCTCAAAGAGGCCAATGCTATCAGTGTGGAGCTGAAGAAAAAG GTGCAGTTCCAGTTCGTCCTGTTGACAGACACTCTCTACTCTCCCCTGCCCCCTGACCTGCTGCCCCCCAGTGTGgccaaagagagggagagacgacCTTTCCCTCGAACCATCGTCGCCGTTGAAGTACAAGATCAAAAGAACGGAGCCACACATTACTGGACTCTGGAGAAACTCAG GCAGAGGCTGGACCTGATGAGGGAAATGTACGACCGTGCTGCAGAGCTCCCCAGCAGCGCTGTGGAGGACTGTGACCACGCTCTGACTGGAGGAGACCCCTTCTATGACCGCTTCCCCTGGTTCCGTCTGGTCGGCAG GGCTTTTGTGTACCTGAGTAACCTGCTGTACCCGGTGCCACTGGTACATCGAGTGGCCATCGTCAGTGAGAAAGGAGAGGTGAAAGGCTTCCTCAGAGTGGCTGTGCAGGCCATCTCAG ctGATGAGGAGGCCCCTGATTACGGCTCTGGTGTGAGGcagtcaggcactgccaagatcTCCTTTGAAGACAAACAGTTTGAGAAG TTCCAGACTGAGTCGTGTCCTGGTGGTCTCTCCCACTCCAACACCTCCCAGGAGGAGCTACGAATCGTGGAGGGAGAAGGACAGACTGCAGAGATAGGAATCTCTGCCGATGAAGTCAACAACAACACCTGTCCAG CCATTTTGGATCCTCCCCGCAGCCCAGTGAAGAGCTCAGGTCTGGGTCTGGATCTTCCTCTGGAACTTTCGCCAGAGAAAGCTCTCTCCCACCTGAAGATCGGCAGCACCTTCACCTTCAGAGTCACCGTATTACAGGCGTCCAGCATCTCAGCCGAGTACGCCGACATCTTCTGCCAGTTCAA CTTCATCCATCGCCACGACGAAGCTTTCTCCACCGAGCCGCTGAAGAACACAGGCAGAGGACCTCCGCTGGGCTTCTACCATGtccaaaat ATCACAGTGGAGGTGACAAAGTCCTTCGTGGAGTACATCAAGACTCagcccatcgtcttcgaggtgTTTGGCCACTATCAGAAACAGCCCTTCCCTCCGCTCTGCAAAGACCTGATCAG TCCTCTGAGACCTTCCAGGAGGCAGTTCCCCAGGGTGATGCCTTTATCCAAACCAG TGCCGGCCACAAAGCTCAGCACTCTGACCCGCTCCACCGCAGGACCTTGTCATGCCAAATACGACCTCATGGTCTTCTTTGAGATCTGTGAGCTGGAAGCTAACGGAGA CTACATCCCAGCTGTTGTTGACCACAGAGGTGGGATGCCCTGCCACGGCACGTTCCTCTTACACCAG GGCATCCAGAGGAGGATCACAGTTACCATCGctcatgaaacaggaaatgataTTGAGTGGAAAGAGGTGAAGGAGCTGGTTATTG GTCGCATCCGAAACACACCAGAGGCTGATGAGACCATCATTGACCCTAACATCCTTTCCCTCAACATCCTGTCTTCTGGATATTTCTGGCCAAAACACAATGACAA CGTCTCCTTGGGAGTTGATCATAG AACTTTCTACCGATTTGAGGCAGCGTGGGACAGCTCCATGCACAACTCTCTGCTGCTGAACAGAGTCACTCCCTACGGGGAGAAGATCTACATCACCCTCTCTGCTTATCTAGAG ATGGAGAACTGCACTCAGCCGACAGTGATCACCAAAGATTTCTGCATGGTGTTTTATTCCCGAGACGCAAAGCTGCCAGCCTCTCGCTCCATCAGAAACCTCTTCAGCACCGGCTGCCTCCGGCCCTCTGAGAG TAATCGTGTCACAGGAGTCTATGAAGTCACCCTCTGCCATGTGGCGGACAATGGAAGTCCAG gcATGCAGCGTCGTCGCAGGCGTGTGCTGGACACCTCGGTGGCGTATGTCCGAGGAGAGGAGAACCTGGCTGGATGGAGGCCTCGCAGCGACAGCCTCATCCTGGATCACCAGTGGGAGCTGGAGAAACTCAGTTTACTGCAGGAG GTGGAGAAGACCAGGCACTAcctgctgctgagggagaagCTGGAGGCGACTCTGCAGGCAGGACAGGATGCGCTCTACAAGAGCAGCGACATCAGCGATTTTGCAAAGAGTCCTGTCCTCAGCCACAGTCCTGGCAGCAGCCCTGCCCCCGACAGCCCCAACCAGAGGCAGAGGGAGCTGGCTGCTAAG TGTCTGCGTCTGCTGATGCACACCTTCAACAGGGAGTACAGCCAG CTTTCTGAGATGTCTGCATCGCTGATGAGAGACACCTCCTCGTCTGGACTGAGCACGCTCACTCCGTCGTCTACCTGCCCCTCACTGGTGGAGGGAAATTATGACATTAG ACACACTGAACCCAGTTCAGGAGCTTCTACACCAGATCTGGACCCGTACAGCCCGGTGGACAGAAAGAAAGCTCTCAAAGGATGCACCTTTGTTCCCGACATACAGGAGATCAGAGTCAG CCCCATTGTGTCAAAGAAGGGCTACCTGCACTTCCTGGAGCCCCACACAAGCGGCTGGGTGAAGCGTTACGTGGTGGTGCGCAGGCCCTACGTCTACCTGTACCGCAGCGAGAGGGACAGCGTGGAGCGAGCTGTCATCAACCTGTCATCTGCGAAGGTGGAGTACAGTGAAGACAAACAGACCTTATTGCGG ACTCCCAACACGTTTGCTGTGTGCACTGAGCATCGTGGGATACTGCTGCAGGCCACCAATGACAAAGAGATGCACGACTGGCTGTACGCTTTTAACCCTCTGTTAGCCGGCACCATCAG gTCAAAGCTCTCCAGGAGAAAGTCGGTCCAGTCAGCCCTGCCGGTCGCATCTGCTCAGAGGATGTGA
- the kif1ab gene encoding kinesin-like protein KIF1A isoform X1: MAAASVKVAVRVRPFNSREMAKESKCIIQMSGNTTTILNPKQPKENKSFNFDFSYWSHTTPEDINYASQMQVYKDIGEEMLLHAFEGYNVCIFAYGQTGAGKSYTMMGRQEKDQQGIIPLLCEDLFTKISDSNNDNSMSYSVEVSYMEIYCERVRDLLNPKNKGNLRVREHPLMGPYVEDLSKLAVTSYNDIQDLMDSGNKARTVAATNMNETSSRSHAVFNIIFTQKKHDMDTENTSEKVSKISLVDLAGSERADSTGAKGTRLKEGANINKSLTTLGKVISALAELDSVPNKNKKKKKVESFIPYRDSVLTWLLRENLGGNSRTAMVAALSPADINYDETLSTLRYADRAKQIRCNAVINEDPNNRLVRELKEEVARLKDLLYAQGLGDIIETYRCTGPAVAGLKYLCDYKNFVNNRQAVNQRGDLSAVSNAMTGMSPSPSLSALSSRAGSISNLHDRIFSPASEEAIERLKETEKIIAELNETWEEKLRRTEAIRMEREALLAEMGVAMREDGGTVGVFSPKKTPHLVNLNEDPLMSECLLYYIKDGITKVGRENAKTRQDIVLSGHFIKDEHCTFSSTTSPQGEGCVILEPCEGSETYVNGKKVSSPIVLRSGNRIIMGKSHVFRFNDPEQARLERERTPCAETPVEPVDWAFAQRELLEKQGIDMKQEMEQRLQELEDQYRKEREEASNLLEQQRLDYESKLEALQRQVDSRYLESPEEEEEPEEEVPWTPRETELALWAFRKWRFYQFTSLRDLLWGNAIFLKEANAISVELKKKVQFQFVLLTDTLYSPLPPDLLPPSVAKERERRPFPRTIVAVEVQDQKNGATHYWTLEKLRQRLDLMREMYDRAAELPSSAVEDCDHALTGGDPFYDRFPWFRLVGRAFVYLSNLLYPVPLVHRVAIVSEKGEVKGFLRVAVQAISADEEAPDYGSGVRQSGTAKISFEDKQFEKFQTESCPGGLSHSNTSQEELRIVEGEGQTAEIGISADEVNNNTCPAILDPPRSPVKSSGLGLDLPLELSPEKALSHLKIGSTFTFRVTVLQASSISAEYADIFCQFNFIHRHDEAFSTEPLKNTGRGPPLGFYHVQNITVEVTKSFVEYIKTQPIVFEVFGHYQKQPFPPLCKDLISPLRPSRRQFPRVMPLSKPVPATKLSTLTRSTAGPCHAKYDLMVFFEICELEANGDYIPAVVDHRGGMPCHGTFLLHQGIQRRITVTIAHETGNDIEWKEVKELVIGRIRNTPEADETIIDPNILSLNILSSGYFWPKHNDNVSLGVDHRTFYRFEAAWDSSMHNSLLLNRVTPYGEKIYITLSAYLEMENCTQPTVITKDFCMVFYSRDAKLPASRSIRNLFSTGCLRPSESNRVTGVYEVTLCHVADNGSPGMQRRRRRVLDTSVAYVRGEENLAGWRPRSDSLILDHQWELEKLSLLQEVEKTRHYLLLREKLEATLQAGQDALYKSSDISDFAKSPVLSHSPGSSPAPDSPNQRQRELAAKCLRLLMHTFNREYSQVSSSASESKLSEMSASLMRDTSSSGLSTLTPSSTCPSLVEGNYDIRHTEPSSGASTPDLDPYSPVDRKKALKGCTFVPDIQEIRVSPIVSKKGYLHFLEPHTSGWVKRYVVVRRPYVYLYRSERDSVERAVINLSSAKVEYSEDKQTLLRTPNTFAVCTEHRGILLQATNDKEMHDWLYAFNPLLAGTIRSKLSRRKSVQSALPVASAQRM; the protein is encoded by the exons caaTCCTGAACCCCAAACAGCCGAAAGAAAACAAGAGTTTCAACTTTGACTTTTCTTACTGGTCACACACCACG ccTGAGGACATCAACTATGCGTCCCAGATGCAGGTGTACAAGGACATCGGGGAGGAAATGCTGCTTCATGCCTTTGAAGGCTACAATGTGTGCATATTTGCATATGGTCAGACAGGAGCAGGCAAAAGCTACACTATGATGGGACGACAGGAGAAGGACCAGCAAGGAATTATACCTCTG ctgtgtgAGGACCTCTTCACCAAAATCAGTGACAGCAATAATGACAACAGCATGTCTTACTCTGTGGAG GTGAGTTACATGGAGATCTACTGTGAGCGTGTGCGTGACCTGCTGAATCCCAAGAACAAAGGAAACCTGCGCGTCAGAGAGCACCCACTGATGGGACCCTATGTCGAAGATCTTTCCAAACTGGCCGTCACCTCATACAACGACATCCAGGACTTGATGGACTCTGGAAACAAAGCCAG GACTGTGGCTGCTACCAACATGAACGAGACCAGCAGTCGCTCCCACGCCGTCTTCAACATCATcttcacacagaaaaaacacGACATGGACACGGAAAACACATCAGAAAAG GTCAGTAAAATCAGCTTGGTGGATTTGGCTGGCAGCGAGAGAGCCGACTCGACTGGAGCTAAAGGAACCAGACTGAAG GAAGGAGCAAACATCAACAAATCTCTGACTACACTGGGGAAAGTTATTTCTGCTCTGGCTGAACTG GACTCAGTACCAAATAAG aacaagaagaagaagaaggtggaGAGTTTTATTCCCTACAGAGATTCAGTTCTGACGTGGCTGCTGAGGGAGAACTTGG GAGGAAACTCTCGCACAGCTATGGTGGCTGCCCTCAGCCCTGCTGATATTAACTATGACGAGACCCTCAGTACCCTCCG GTACGCTGATCGTGCCAAACAGATCCGCTGTAACGCCGTGATCAACGAGGATCCCAACAACCGTCTGGTGCGTGAGCTGAAAGAGGAGGTGGCTCGCCTCAAAGACCTGCTGTATGCACAGGGTCTGGGAGACATCATCGAGA CATATCGCTGCACCGGCCCTGCCGTCGCTGGTTTGAAAT ACCTGTGCGATTACAAGAACTTTGTGAATAATCGCCAGGCTGTCAATCAAAGGGGTGATCTCTCCGCAGTGTCCAATGCCATGACAGGAATGAGTCCGTCCCCCTCGCTCTCGGCCCTTTCCAGTCGTGCCGGGTCCATCAGCAACCTCCATGACCGCATCTTCAGCCCAGCCAGTGAAGAGGCCATCGAGAGGCTCAAG gaaactgagaaGATCATCGCAGAGCTCAATGAGACCTGGGAGGAGAAGCTGCGACGTACTGAGGCCATCCGTATGGAGAG AGAGGCCCTGCTGGCTGAGATGGGTGTTGCCATGAGAGAAGATGGAGGCACTGTGGGCGTGTTCTCCCCAAAAAAG ACGCCTCATCTGGTGAACCTGAACGAAGACCCGCTGATGTCAGAGTGTCTGCTGTATTACATCAAAGATGGCATCACCAA GGTTGGCCGTGAAAACGCCAAGACACGCCAAGACATTGTTCTGAGCGGCCATTTTATCAAAGATGAACACTGCACATTCAGCAGCACCACGAGCCCTCAGGGAGAAG GATGTGTCATCCTGGAGCCATGCGAGGGGTCGGAGACGTACGTCAACGGGAAGAAAGTGAGCTCTCCCATTGTTCTGCGGTCAG GGAACCGCATCATCATGGGAAAGAGCCACGTGTTCCGCTTCAATGACCCGGAGCAGGCTCGTCTGGAGCGAGAGAGGACGCCATGCGCTGAGACGCCGGTGGAGCCTGTCGACTGGGCCTTCGCTCAGAGAGAGCTGCTGGAGAAACAAGGCATCGACATGAAGCAGGAGATGGAGCAGAG GCTTCAGGAGCTCGAGGATCAGTACcgcaaagaaagagaagaagccAGTAACCTGCTGGAACAGCAGAGGCTG GACTATGAGAGTAAACTGGAGGCTCTGCAGAGACAAGTGGACTCTCGGTACCTGGAGTctcctgaggaagaggaggagccaGAGGAGGAAG TGCCGTGGACGCCACGAGAGACCGAGTTGGCTCTGTGGGCATTCAGGAAGTGGCGTTTCTACCAGTTCACCTCTCTCAGAGATCTGCTTTGGGGCAACGCCATCTTCCTCAAAGAGGCCAATGCTATCAGTGTGGAGCTGAAGAAAAAG GTGCAGTTCCAGTTCGTCCTGTTGACAGACACTCTCTACTCTCCCCTGCCCCCTGACCTGCTGCCCCCCAGTGTGgccaaagagagggagagacgacCTTTCCCTCGAACCATCGTCGCCGTTGAAGTACAAGATCAAAAGAACGGAGCCACACATTACTGGACTCTGGAGAAACTCAG GCAGAGGCTGGACCTGATGAGGGAAATGTACGACCGTGCTGCAGAGCTCCCCAGCAGCGCTGTGGAGGACTGTGACCACGCTCTGACTGGAGGAGACCCCTTCTATGACCGCTTCCCCTGGTTCCGTCTGGTCGGCAG GGCTTTTGTGTACCTGAGTAACCTGCTGTACCCGGTGCCACTGGTACATCGAGTGGCCATCGTCAGTGAGAAAGGAGAGGTGAAAGGCTTCCTCAGAGTGGCTGTGCAGGCCATCTCAG ctGATGAGGAGGCCCCTGATTACGGCTCTGGTGTGAGGcagtcaggcactgccaagatcTCCTTTGAAGACAAACAGTTTGAGAAG TTCCAGACTGAGTCGTGTCCTGGTGGTCTCTCCCACTCCAACACCTCCCAGGAGGAGCTACGAATCGTGGAGGGAGAAGGACAGACTGCAGAGATAGGAATCTCTGCCGATGAAGTCAACAACAACACCTGTCCAG CCATTTTGGATCCTCCCCGCAGCCCAGTGAAGAGCTCAGGTCTGGGTCTGGATCTTCCTCTGGAACTTTCGCCAGAGAAAGCTCTCTCCCACCTGAAGATCGGCAGCACCTTCACCTTCAGAGTCACCGTATTACAGGCGTCCAGCATCTCAGCCGAGTACGCCGACATCTTCTGCCAGTTCAA CTTCATCCATCGCCACGACGAAGCTTTCTCCACCGAGCCGCTGAAGAACACAGGCAGAGGACCTCCGCTGGGCTTCTACCATGtccaaaat ATCACAGTGGAGGTGACAAAGTCCTTCGTGGAGTACATCAAGACTCagcccatcgtcttcgaggtgTTTGGCCACTATCAGAAACAGCCCTTCCCTCCGCTCTGCAAAGACCTGATCAG TCCTCTGAGACCTTCCAGGAGGCAGTTCCCCAGGGTGATGCCTTTATCCAAACCAG TGCCGGCCACAAAGCTCAGCACTCTGACCCGCTCCACCGCAGGACCTTGTCATGCCAAATACGACCTCATGGTCTTCTTTGAGATCTGTGAGCTGGAAGCTAACGGAGA CTACATCCCAGCTGTTGTTGACCACAGAGGTGGGATGCCCTGCCACGGCACGTTCCTCTTACACCAG GGCATCCAGAGGAGGATCACAGTTACCATCGctcatgaaacaggaaatgataTTGAGTGGAAAGAGGTGAAGGAGCTGGTTATTG GTCGCATCCGAAACACACCAGAGGCTGATGAGACCATCATTGACCCTAACATCCTTTCCCTCAACATCCTGTCTTCTGGATATTTCTGGCCAAAACACAATGACAA CGTCTCCTTGGGAGTTGATCATAG AACTTTCTACCGATTTGAGGCAGCGTGGGACAGCTCCATGCACAACTCTCTGCTGCTGAACAGAGTCACTCCCTACGGGGAGAAGATCTACATCACCCTCTCTGCTTATCTAGAG ATGGAGAACTGCACTCAGCCGACAGTGATCACCAAAGATTTCTGCATGGTGTTTTATTCCCGAGACGCAAAGCTGCCAGCCTCTCGCTCCATCAGAAACCTCTTCAGCACCGGCTGCCTCCGGCCCTCTGAGAG TAATCGTGTCACAGGAGTCTATGAAGTCACCCTCTGCCATGTGGCGGACAATGGAAGTCCAG gcATGCAGCGTCGTCGCAGGCGTGTGCTGGACACCTCGGTGGCGTATGTCCGAGGAGAGGAGAACCTGGCTGGATGGAGGCCTCGCAGCGACAGCCTCATCCTGGATCACCAGTGGGAGCTGGAGAAACTCAGTTTACTGCAGGAG GTGGAGAAGACCAGGCACTAcctgctgctgagggagaagCTGGAGGCGACTCTGCAGGCAGGACAGGATGCGCTCTACAAGAGCAGCGACATCAGCGATTTTGCAAAGAGTCCTGTCCTCAGCCACAGTCCTGGCAGCAGCCCTGCCCCCGACAGCCCCAACCAGAGGCAGAGGGAGCTGGCTGCTAAG TGTCTGCGTCTGCTGATGCACACCTTCAACAGGGAGTACAGCCAGGTGAGCAGCAGTGCCAGTGAGAGCAAG CTTTCTGAGATGTCTGCATCGCTGATGAGAGACACCTCCTCGTCTGGACTGAGCACGCTCACTCCGTCGTCTACCTGCCCCTCACTGGTGGAGGGAAATTATGACATTAG ACACACTGAACCCAGTTCAGGAGCTTCTACACCAGATCTGGACCCGTACAGCCCGGTGGACAGAAAGAAAGCTCTCAAAGGATGCACCTTTGTTCCCGACATACAGGAGATCAGAGTCAG CCCCATTGTGTCAAAGAAGGGCTACCTGCACTTCCTGGAGCCCCACACAAGCGGCTGGGTGAAGCGTTACGTGGTGGTGCGCAGGCCCTACGTCTACCTGTACCGCAGCGAGAGGGACAGCGTGGAGCGAGCTGTCATCAACCTGTCATCTGCGAAGGTGGAGTACAGTGAAGACAAACAGACCTTATTGCGG ACTCCCAACACGTTTGCTGTGTGCACTGAGCATCGTGGGATACTGCTGCAGGCCACCAATGACAAAGAGATGCACGACTGGCTGTACGCTTTTAACCCTCTGTTAGCCGGCACCATCAG gTCAAAGCTCTCCAGGAGAAAGTCGGTCCAGTCAGCCCTGCCGGTCGCATCTGCTCAGAGGATGTGA